The DNA window ATGCGATTTCTGGTACAACACCACCAAATTTTCTATGAATAGGCACTTGGCTAGAAATTACATTAGATAAAACAGTACGCCCATCCTTTAGGACGGATGCAGATGTTTCATCGCAACTACTTTCCAAGGCTAATGTGTAAATACTCATTCTATTTCCTCTGAAACGAGAGACATAATATAAGCATCCTCTTTTGGCTCTGAATAATAATCTTTGCGAATTCCTTTAACAGTAAATCCTAGATTTCTATACATTGCCAAGGCAGGTAAATTAGATATGCGTACCTCCAAGAAGATTTCATGCATCCCTCTATTCAAACATTCATCTATTAATTCTTTAGTAAGTTTTGAGCCATATCCCTTACCACGGGCGGAAGGTAAAATAGCAATATTCGTGATTTGTCCTTCATCGTATACAAGCCAAGCACCAGCATAACCCACAATATGATTTCCTTCACAAATAACCATATATAGCTTATTATCGTCCCCTTCAAGTTCAGCAAGTACAGATTCCAAGCTCCATGGAACAGAAAAGGACTGTTGCTCTATATCATAAATGGCTTGAGCATCATCTACCGTAGCTAACCGAATCTCCATTATTCTGCTCCTGCCGCTTCGGTAACAACAACTGTAGGATTTTGGTTTAACATGTCTGGATTATCCTTATGTCGTTCCTCCCATAAAACCTCTGCTTCAGAGCGACGGATATAATAAGGAACCATATCCATTGGATCACATATTTCTTCACGGATAACTAAGTCGCGTCCCGCTAAAAGTAAAGAACTGGCTTTTGGAATGCGTTGTGAAATATCTAGAATAGTCAAATTAGTATCGTTTTCGTCTAAAAGCTTTTCAATACGCTTGATACCATCACCTAAGAATAAGACCTCTTCCTTAGTTTCTCGGAACTTTTCTAATAAATCACTAACCGCAATAACAAACGGTTCCTCTTTACATACTAGCTCATTGTTTTCATATCGATATAGACCTGCATATACATGCTTTTTCTGAGCATCGATTACAGTACAGATAGTTCTATTTGTATATGAAACATTATGAGCCAAACTATCCATGGTCATCACACCGTACAATGGAATTTGTAAGGCATAAGCCATAGCTTTTGCAGTCCCCATACCTATACGCAATCCCGTAAATGAACCAGGACCAATGCTAACTATAATACCTTTTAGTTCATTCTTTTTTACTTGTGAGGCTCGCAACAACATGTCGATGTGAGGTATTAGCTGCTCAGAATGAGTTAATCCCGCTTGAATGGTTAGTTCACCAATCAAGTTTGTTTCATCCATTAAGGCCACACTCGATACGAGCGAACTTGTCTCAATTCCCAACCACATATGGGCCTCCTATATCTACTAAATCATCTTTTGTAAGATAATCACTACTTAACGTAATGGATCGGCTTGTATCATCAATACGAGTCAGATATATCCATAATGTTTCATCTGGTAATTCATCAGAAAATTTATCAGCCCACTCCACAATGGATACACAGTCCTCTGTATATTCGTAAAAGCCAATATTTTCTAATTCACTTATATCATCTAATCGATATACATCAAAATGATATAAATGTGTTCTATCAACATCGTAAGTATTCATGATGGCAAACGTAGGGCTAGTAATCTCCTCTGTAACGCCAAACCCTTTCGCAATGCCTTGGGATAGATGTGTTTTTCCGGTCCCCAAATCACCAATTAAGGCAATACATAAAGGGTCACCACTTTGTTTGACCCATTTGCCTAATAATTGTCCAAATTGTTGTGTATCTTCAACTGTATGAGTCTCTAATTGAACCTGTGCCTTATGATTCATGAAAATGATTATATCCTTTCGCTTCTATGGTCTTAATCGTTTTATCCGGTGTTACCATCTGCACCTGAGCTGATCCAGATACAACTTCACCAATTATTGTAATGCCTGCTAAATTCTCTAATTTAGGAAGCAATGATTTAGGAGCCGTAAATACTAGTTGAAAGTCCTCGCCACCATACAATGCATAATCTACTGGATTAGTCTGCAAATACTTAGCTAATTCATAAGTCTCCTCATGTAGTGGAATAGCTTTTTCCTCTATGACAATAGATACATTGCTAGCCGATGCAATTTCATTTAATTCACTACCGAGACCATCACTTATATCATTCATACTATGAATACCTAATTGTCTCAATTGTTGGCCCAATTCTATTTGTGGATCTGGACGTTGATGACCAACCTTGGTCATATGATAACCATCTAAATTATATGATAAGGCGCCCAAACCTGTAGCAGCATAACCTACGTAATTTGTAATACCCACAATATCACCTACTTGCGCACCGCTACGCATAATAGCAGTTCCTTTAGGGACATCACCAATAATTGTTACAGTCCACACCATGGGCCCTTCCGTACGCACCGTATCCCCACCAAGTATATTAAGATGATATTTTGCGCATTGATCTTTTATACCTCTATAAACTTCATCAAGAATAGCCGTATCAACATATTTAGGTGCCGCCACAGATAGCACAATTTGACGAGGAGTACCACCCATAGCAGCAATATCACTCAAATTGGCCGTCATGAGACGATAGCCTACATCATAGGGCTTCATATAGTGAAAGCTAAAGTGAACCCCTTCCACCATCGTATCAGTACTAATTAATTGATCTGTTTCTTCCTTAGCACTATATACAGCACAATCATCACCAATTCCTGTAATCACAGTACTTGGATCATGTATCGTATTATCTTGAATGTGGCGAATGAAATTAAATTCCCCTACATCTTTTAATTGCATCTCATCACCTGGCTTCCGAATAGTATACATATTGTATTGTAACATA is part of the Veillonella sp. genome and encodes:
- the rimI gene encoding ribosomal protein S18-alanine N-acetyltransferase codes for the protein MEIRLATVDDAQAIYDIEQQSFSVPWSLESVLAELEGDDNKLYMVICEGNHIVGYAGAWLVYDEGQITNIAILPSARGKGYGSKLTKELIDECLNRGMHEIFLEVRISNLPALAMYRNLGFTVKGIRKDYYSEPKEDAYIMSLVSEEIE
- the tsaB gene encoding tRNA (adenosine(37)-N6)-threonylcarbamoyltransferase complex dimerization subunit type 1 TsaB, with the translated sequence MWLGIETSSLVSSVALMDETNLIGELTIQAGLTHSEQLIPHIDMLLRASQVKKNELKGIIVSIGPGSFTGLRIGMGTAKAMAYALQIPLYGVMTMDSLAHNVSYTNRTICTVIDAQKKHVYAGLYRYENNELVCKEEPFVIAVSDLLEKFRETKEEVLFLGDGIKRIEKLLDENDTNLTILDISQRIPKASSLLLAGRDLVIREEICDPMDMVPYYIRRSEAEVLWEERHKDNPDMLNQNPTVVVTEAAGAE
- the tsaE gene encoding tRNA (adenosine(37)-N6)-threonylcarbamoyltransferase complex ATPase subunit type 1 TsaE; protein product: MNHKAQVQLETHTVEDTQQFGQLLGKWVKQSGDPLCIALIGDLGTGKTHLSQGIAKGFGVTEEITSPTFAIMNTYDVDRTHLYHFDVYRLDDISELENIGFYEYTEDCVSIVEWADKFSDELPDETLWIYLTRIDDTSRSITLSSDYLTKDDLVDIGGPYVVGN
- the thiL gene encoding thiamine-phosphate kinase: MQLKDVGEFNFIRHIQDNTIHDPSTVITGIGDDCAVYSAKEETDQLISTDTMVEGVHFSFHYMKPYDVGYRLMTANLSDIAAMGGTPRQIVLSVAAPKYVDTAILDEVYRGIKDQCAKYHLNILGGDTVRTEGPMVWTVTIIGDVPKGTAIMRSGAQVGDIVGITNYVGYAATGLGALSYNLDGYHMTKVGHQRPDPQIELGQQLRQLGIHSMNDISDGLGSELNEIASASNVSIVIEEKAIPLHEETYELAKYLQTNPVDYALYGGEDFQLVFTAPKSLLPKLENLAGITIIGEVVSGSAQVQMVTPDKTIKTIEAKGYNHFHES